The following proteins come from a genomic window of Acanthopagrus latus isolate v.2019 chromosome 5, fAcaLat1.1, whole genome shotgun sequence:
- the zgc:64051 gene encoding leukocyte surface antigen CD53, producing the protein MAQGCLRCLKLTMCAANFLCFMCGVAVLSFGVYMMVNFRMTELTPTMASFNSANMLLVSGIIITCVSFLGFLGALKENRCLLLTFFLLLFFLMLVELSAACLLLVYEREIAKLVEEDLVTGLKKAKEKSGNSTDVMSEWDVVQQNLDCCGVSNFTDWGDKVPPSCCPDGCAAKDPCACQYRQKGCLETLKSLFEDNFLTTGISVIVLCIVEVLGMCFAMTLFCHISRSGLGYKL; encoded by the exons ATGGCTCAAGGCTGCCTGAGGTGTTTAAAGCTCACCATGTGTGCTGCAAACTTCCTTTGTTTT ATGTGTGGGGTGGCCGTGCTGAGCTTCGGTGTATACATGATGGTGAACTTCAGAATGACCGAGCTCACTCCGACCATGGCGAGCTTCAACTCGGCCAACATGCTGCTGGTCAGCGGCATCATCATCACGTGCGTTTCCTTCCTGGGCTTCCTGGGCGCTCTGAAGGAGAACCGCTGTCTCCTCCTGACG ttcttcctcctgctgttctTCCTGATGCTGGTGGAGCTGTCTGCAGCATGTTTGCTGCTCGTGTATGAGCGAGAG ATTGCTAAATTGGTGGAAGAAGATCTTGTCACTGGTTtgaaaaaggcaaaagaaaagagTGGAAACTCAACAGATGTGATGAGCGAGTGGGATGTGGTTCAGCAGAAT CTTGACTGCTGTGGAGTGAGTAATTTCACAGACTGGGGAGATAAAGTGCCTCCATCTTGCTGCCCAGACGGATGTGCAGCCAAGGATCCATGTGCATGCCAGTACAGGCAAAAG GGCTGTTTGGAGACACTGAAGAGCTTATTTGAGGACAATTTCCTAACTACTGGGATTTCTGTCATCGTCCTCTGCATTGTCGAG GTCTTGGGAATGTGTTTTGCCATGACACTCTTCTGCCACATCAGCAGATCAGGACTGGGCTACAAGTTATAA
- the pnpla7b gene encoding patatin-like phospholipase domain-containing protein 7, which produces MEDNDEEESCSIYPSLVPLGSEIKARMQQFVDERTEANMWTAVLIGAVSVVSALGVVVFLLYRRYKLSKEAGVPHYRFRKRDKVLFYGRKIMRKVQTLSSTPASNSNSASRQRVRKRTKVLSIARKILRIRREPPTLQPKEPPPCLLEADLTEFDVQNSHLPSEVLYMLKNVRVLGHFEKPLFLELCRHMVLIQLHQGEGLFRPGDTDDSIYVVQDGRLELCIHESDGTDAVVKDVLPGDSVHSLLSILDIITGYPAPYKTVSARAAVPSTVLRLPAAAFQSVFEKYPETLVRVIQIIMVRLQRVTFLALHNYLGLTTELFNPESQAISLVSVANVLGETHPHRGLRRQPSHSDDLGSEKADADCRFSEKSGNSDMSTFKYKKSRSLSTPMAVTGEMSVDLNRVFERARVATEELTPHSPMKSILKKSVTMQQTPSAVYHYSDAAGGNASHNRVNAIFHAAKKDLLQVIQIQDPSLLEGRVNLRQVKAGSVVAHQGDQDVSVAFVISGLLHVYQRMIDREEETLLFVTHPGEMVGHLAVLTGEPLIFTVRAHRDCTFLSISKAHFYEMMREEPRVVLNVAHTVVKRVSPFVRQIDFALDWMAVEAGRAVYRQGDKSDSTFIVLSGRLRSVIAKDDGKKELAGEYGRGDLIGVVEALTHMNRATTVHAVRDSELAKLPEGALSSIKRRYPQVVTRLIHLLGQKILGNMQQVNGPLAARSLALQTPTSKWDAGNPVSNLSTVAILPVSEEVPLTAFTLELQHALSGIGPTLLLTSDSIKQRLGAAALDSVHEYRLSSWLGQQEDIHRIVLYQSDSGLTPWTQRCIRQADCIIIVGLGEQEPTVGELERMLEGSAVRAQKQLVLLHREDGPPPKGTAEWLNMRSWISRHHHLSCPRRVFSKRSLPKLRELYQRVFEKCPDRHSDFSRLARILTGNSIALVLGGGGARGCSQVGILRALNEAGIPIDMVGGTSIGSFMGALYAEEKSNSRMRVRAREWAMDMTSYFKKILDLTYPVTSMFSGASFNSGISSVFKDKQIEDLWLPYFNITTDITASSMRAHTDGSLWRYVRASMSLSGYLPPLCDPKDGHLLMDGGYINNLPADVARSMGAKVVIAIDVGSRDETNLTNYGDSLSGWWLLWKRFNPLAEKVKVLNMAEIQTRLAYVCCVRQLEVVRDSEYCEYIRPPIDHYGTLEFGKFDEIAEVGYQHGKTLFDVWQRSGVVDSMLKDRHQEEFHKTKTGHVVTCPNASFTDLAEIVSRIEPVKNALINEELSDEYQTDYDEEAVESALSDFEAFTPGSECTEGEETADTAETDEEIQIRVRRRLKNAPQSPRP; this is translated from the exons ATGGAAGAcaatgatgaagaggagagctGCAGTATATACCCA AGCCTGGTTCCACTCGGTAGTGAGATCAAGGCTAGGATGCAGCAGTTTGTGGATGAAAGGACGGAAGCAAACATG TGGACGGCTGTGTTGATCGGGGCTGTATCAGTTGTTTCTGCCCTTggagttgttgtgtttcttctctaCAGAAGATACAAACTGTCAA AGGAGGCCGGTGTTCCTCACTATCGCTTCAGGAAGAGAGATAAGGTGTTGTTCTACGGCCGGAAAATCATGAGAAAG GTTCAGACGTTGTCCTCAACTCCTGCCTCTAATTCAAACTCAGCTTCCCggcagagagtgaggaagaggaccAAAGTCCTATCTATAGCTCGCAA gatCCTGCGCATCCGGAGGGAGCCCCCCACCCTGCAGCCCAAGGAGCCTCCTCCCTGTCTGCTGGAGGCTGACCTGACTGAGTTTGATGTGCAGAACTCCCATCTGCCTTCTGAGGTGCTGTacatgctgaaaaatgtcag GGTGCTTGGACACTTCGAGAAGCCTCTTTTCCTTGAGCTGTGTCGTCACATGGTGCTAATCCAGCTGCACCAGGGAGAGGGACTCTTTCGACCAGGGGACACTGATGACAGTATTTATGTGGTTCAGGATGGCCGCCTGGAGCTGTGTATCCATGAGAGT GATGGTACAGATGCTGTGGTGAAGGATGTTTTACCAGGAGACAGTGTTCACAGTTTGCTCAGTATCCTGGACATCATCACT GGTTATCCAGCACCGTACAAAACAGTTTCTGCAAGAGCTGCAGTTCCCTCCACTGTCCTGCGCCTCCCAGCTGCAGCCTTCCAGTCAGTCTTTGAGAAATATCCTGAAACTCTGGTCCGTGTCATCCAG ATAATCATGGTGCGTCTCCAAAGAGTCACCTTCCTTGCCTTACATAACTACCTCGGCCTGACCACTGAGCTCTTCAACCCG gagaGCCAAGCCATCTCACTGGTGTCAGTAGCCAATGTTCTGGGTGAGACTCATCCACACAGAGGCCTCCGCAGGCAGCCTTCCCACTCTGATGATCTGGGCTCTGAAAAAGCTGATGCAG ATTGCAGATTTTCGGAAAAGTCTGGCAATTCTGACATGTCCACATTTAAATACAAGAagtctcgctctctctccacccCCATGGCTGTTACAG GTGAAATGTCAGTTGACCTCAACAGAGTATTTGAACGAGCTAGAGTTGCCACTGAGGAGTTGACGCCCCACAGTCCGATGAAG tCTATTCTGAAGAAAAGTGTGACAATGCAGCAGACTCCATCTGCTGTTTACCACTACAGTGATGCTGCAGGAGGAAATGCCAGCCATAACAGAGTTAATGCCATTTTCCATGCTGCCAAAAAGGATCTGTTACAGGTCATCCAAATACAG GACCCCAGTCTGCTGGAGGGGAGGGTGAATCTTCGCCAAGTCAAAGCTGGCTCTGTTGTGGCCCACCAGGGAGACCAG GATGTGAGCGTGGCATTTGTCATCTCAGGTTTGCTCCATGTTTATCAGCGTATGATAGACCGCGAGGAGGAAACTCTCCTGTTTGTCACCCATCCAGGGGAGATGGTGGGTCACCTGGCTGTTCTCACGGGGGAGCCCCTTATTTTCACTGTTCGGGCTCACAGAGACTGCACCTTCCTCTCCATATCCAAGGCCCACTTTTATGA GATGATGCGTGAGGAGCCCCGGGTGGTGCTGAATGTTGCTCATACTGTGGTGAAGAGGGTGTCACCATTTGTCAGACAGATTGACTTTGCCCTGGACTGGATGGCTGTGGAGGCTGGTCGTGCTGTCTACAG ACAGGGAGACAAGTCAGATAGCACCTTCATCGTCCTCAGTGGCCGATTGCGCTCAGTCATTGCAAAGGATGATGGGAAGAAGGAGCTGGCTGGAGAGTATGGCCGTGGGGATCTAATTGGTGTG GTTGAGGCCCTGACCCACATGAACAGAGCCACTACTGTCCATGCTGTCAGGGACTCTGAGCTTGCCAAGCTACCTGAAGGAGCGCTGAGCTCCATCAAGAGGAGGTACCCTCAGGTTGTTACCAGGCTGATTCATCTGCTGGGACAGAAGATCCTGGGCAACATGCAGCAGGTCAATGGACCTCTGGCTG CTCGTAGTCTGGCTCTCCAAACCCCCACCAGTAAGTGGGATGCAGGGAATCCAGTCTCCAACCTGTCCACTGTGGCCATCCTGCCTGTGTCTGAAGAGGTTCCCCTCACTGCCTTTACTTTGGAGCTGCAGCATGCACTCAGTGGCattg gCCCCACTCTACTCCTGACCAGTGATAGCATCAAACAGCGACTAGGCGCTGCTGCTCTGGACAG CGTCCATGAGTATCGTCTGTCCAGCTGGCTCGGGCAGCAGGAAGACATCCATCGCATCGTCCTCTACCAGTCTGACTCTGGCCTCACACCCTGGACCCAGCGCTGCATCCGCCAGGCTGACTGCATCATCATTGTGGGACTTGGTGAGCAGGAGCCCACTGTGGGTGAG TTGGAGCGGATGTTGGAGGGCAGTGCAGTTCGTGCTCAGAAGCAGCTGGTGTTGCTGCACAGAGAGGACGGCCCACCACCCAAAGGGACGGCTGAGTGGCTGAACATGCGGAGCTGGATCTCCAGACACCATCACCTGTCCTGCCCCCGCAGAGTCTTTTCCAAGAGGAGTTTACCTAAGCTG agagagTTGTACCAGCGTGTGTTTGAAAAGTGTCCAGATCGTCATTCCGACTTCTCTCGTCTGGCCAGGatcctgacaggaaacagcatCGCCCTTGTGCTGGGTGGAGGGGGCGCGAG GGGTTGCTCTCAGGTTGGCATCCTGCGGGCGCTGAATGAAGCGGGGATCCCTATCGACATGGTGGGCGGCACCTCCATTGGCTCTTTCATGGGAGCGCTGTACGCTGAGGAGAAGAGCAACAGTCGCATGAGGGTCCGGGCTCGCGAGTGGGCAATG gATATGACCTCTTACTTCAAGAAGATCTTGGATCTGACCTACCCTGTCACCTCCATGTTTTCTGGAGCTTCCTTTAACTCCGGCATTAGCTCTGTCTTTAAGGACAAACAGATAGAG GACCTGTGGCTGCCATATTTCAACATTACAACTGATATCACAGCTTCCTCCATGAGAGCTCATACTGATG GCTCGTTGTGGCGCTATGTCAGGGCCAGCATGTCACTGTCTGGTTACCTGCCACCTCTCTGTGATCCCAAAGATGGACACTTACTCATGGACGGAGGGTACATCAACAACCTGCCTG CCGATGTGGCTCGCTCCATGGGGGCTAAGGTTGTGATTGCAATTGATGTTGGAAGTCGGGATGAAACCAACCTGACCAACTATGGGGACTCCCTGAGTGGGTGGTGGCTGCTGTGGAAACGCTTCAACCCACTAGCTGAGAAAGTCAAG GTCCTGAACATGGCAGAGATCCAAACCCGGCTTGCGTACGTCTGCTGTGTGCGGCAGCTGGAAGTGGTCAGAGATAGTGAATACTGTGAATACATTCGGCCGCCCATCGACCACTACGGCACGCTGGAATTCGGCAAGTTCGATGAGATCGCA GAGGTGGGATACCAACACGGAAAGACTTTATTCGATGTGTGGCAGCGCAGTGGCGTGGTGGACAGCATGCTGAAGGACAGACATCAGGAGGAGTTCCACAAGACCAAAACTGGCCAT GTGGTCACCTGCCCGAATGCCTCCTTCACTGACCTGGCGGAGATTGTGTCGAGAATCGAACCTGTCAAGAATGCCTTAATAAATG AGGAGCTGTCTGATGAATACCAGACAGATTATGATGAGGAGGCGGTGGAAAGCGCACTGTCTGATTTTGAGGCGTTCACCCCCGGCAGCGAATGcactgagggagaggagacggCAGACACGGCTGAAaca gatgaagaaattcaaatcCGTGTTCGACGCCGACTGAAAAATGCCCCACAGAGTCCTCGGCCATGA
- the mrpl41 gene encoding 39S ribosomal protein L41, mitochondrial codes for MGVLSTLMRGLVRGADRMSEFTSKRGSRTHNKGRSARPTGLKISSRKFLSIQAMIPEIVVPDLEGFKLKPYVSYRSPRGTDPPITAQSVFAEVVAPQIRKDFEEGTFTKNQLEKYGFEPTQEGKLFKLYPKNYVR; via the coding sequence ATGGGTGTGTTGTCCACATTGATGAGGGGTCTCGTACGAGGAGCGGACAGAATGTCCGAGTTCACCAGCAAGCGTGGATCAAGAACTCACAACAAAGGCAGGAGCGCAAGGCCCACCGGACTCAAGATCTCCAGCAGAAAATTTCTGTCCATACAGGCCATGATCCCTGAGATCGTGGTGCCTGACTTGGAGGGATTCAAACTGAAACCATATGTGTCCTATCGCTCCCCTCGAGGAACGGACCCTCCAATAACCGCTCAAAGTGTGTTCGCAGAGGTTGTCGCTCCTCAGATCAGGAAAGACTTTGAAGAAGGCACTTTCACCAAAAACCAGCTGGAGAAATATGGATTTGAACCCACGCAGGAGGGAAAGCTCTTCAAGCTCTATCCCAAGAACTATGTGCGTTAA
- the dph7 gene encoding diphthine methyltransferase produces MAWKSRTRNLQVFDTELSADTVEWCPVSSSSGILACGTYQLQKGAGEEDATPSRTGRLYLFEFQRETPMSPPLTELQRMDTAAILDLKWCHVQLSGKTVLGMAAASGELQLYVLSDSQEGSCSLQTLSSLEVGTERLALSLDWSTGRMDSNDVRVVCSDSAGCISVLSLAEGALMSLSQWKAHDFEAWIAAFSYWDTQLVYSGGDDCKLKGWDLRVGPSCPTFISKRHSMGVCSIHSNPHQEHILATGSYDEQVLLWDSRNMRQPLSESPMGGGVWRLKWHPTHQHLLLAACMHNDFHILNCQPALDGSRGACPIVASYILHNSLAYGADWSRLSLEEPVPCSPPAVEPKESLTESGGHLRIQYESPTASFDTSLEDDAGRYIPEGITAPSTIPSAGPAHISNEDTPSLSSLLASCSFYDHTLHVWRWDWAPDEAQQKLGQL; encoded by the exons gcaggagaggaagatgcCACTCCAAGCAGGACGGGTCGTTTGTACCTGTTTGAATTTCAGCGAGAGACACCAATGAGCCCTCCTCTTACTGAACTTCAGCGCATGGACACAGCGGCCATTTTAGATTTGAAATG GTGCCATGTGCAGCTGTCAGGAAAGACAGTGCTGGGAATGGCAGCTGCCAGCggagagctgcagctgtacGTACTGTCAGACAGTCAG GAAGGCAGCTGCAGTCTCCAGACCCTGAGCAGTTTGGAGGTGGGAACAGAGCGTCTGGCTCTCTCATTAGATTGGTCCACTGGAAGAATGGACAG CAACGACGTGCGGGTGGTGTGCAGTGACTCTGCAGGCTGCATTAGTGTGCTCTCCTTGGCTGAAGGTGCGCTGATGTCTCTGTCACAATGGAAGGCCCATGACTTTGAGGCCTGGATCGCAGCTTTTTCCTACTGGGACACACAGCTGGTTTATTCTG GTGGTGATGATTGCAAACTTAAAGGCTGGGATCTCAGGGTTGGTCCCTCCTGCCCCACTTTCATCAGTAAACG GCACTCAATGGGTGTGTGCAGCATCCACAGCAACCCACATCAGGAACACATCCTGGCTACAGGCAG CTATGATGAGCAGGTTTTGCTGTGGGATTCACGGAATATGAGGCAGCCTCTCAGTGAAAGTCCCATGGGTGGTGGAGTGTGGAGGTTGAAGTGGCATCCTACCCATCAACACCTGCTGCTGGCAGCCTGCATGCACAATGACTTCCATATCCTTAACTGCCAGCCTGCACTTG ATGGAAGTAGAGGGGCATGTCCTATTGTAGCCTCCTATATCCTCCACAACTCCCTGGCCTATGGAGCAGACTGGTCCAGACTGTCCCTGGAAGAACCTGTTCCTTGCTCCCCCCCTGCTGTGGAACCGAAGGAAAGCCTCACAGAGAGCGGAGGACACTTGAGGATTCAATATGAATCTCCCACTGCAAGCTTTGACACTTCCCTGGAAGATGATGCAGGACGATACATCCCAGAGGGCATTACAGCGCCCTCCACCATCCCTAGTGCAGGCCCTGCCCACATTTCTAATGAGGATACCCCTTCACTGTCTAGTCTGCTGGCAAGCTGCTCATTCTATGACCACACGCTCCATGTGTGGCGCTGGGACTGGGCTCCAGATGAGGCTCAACAGAAATTGGGGCAGCTTTGA